In the genome of Caenorhabditis elegans chromosome IV, the window GGCATCAAATGGACCTGGTGGGGTTGTTGAAGTCTCAGAAtcatctctgaaaattaaaacaattcaaaaactggaaCAGATAATTTACTGTGATAAGCGTATGAAACACTTTTGTTAGCTCTCATAGCTGAAGCATATAAAATCAGATGAAAAACTCACTCAATTTGGGTATTGATATTACGCCGTTTGGAAATTGCCTCCTCTCGTTTATCCTTTCTGATCGAAACCaccttaaaattgaataatgtATGCGTTAACAAGTTTATCGAACTTACTTCTTCGTTCCTTTTTTCCTTGCCAATTTGCTCTTTGGCATTGTTCTTATAATAAGCCTGTCTGTTTGAACTCATTCtgctgaaagaaaaaaacttgataaatgAATAGTAGCGCAAgtaaaaagcaacaaaaaacgtttaaaaactGCGGAACTTTCTATCAGAGATTTCGCAACACAAAAAGTATCTAAGATTACAgcttaattatttaaaataagaaaagagCGATATTGAGAAACTttaacagaaatttttaaataaaatccaATGAATTACATGTAAGATGGAAAGATTTCAGTAGGATTGGGGAAAAATTATAGTCGATAACGAGACAAAATATGTCGCAGAAGCGTCGCGGTTGACACGCAACGCACACAATAGAGCGTATTGGCAGATAAGAGGTCTCACTCGTAGATTTTAAAACTAGGGAAAAGAAGCTCCGGAGTTTTTGGATGGatcttctttaaaaaaaggaaaacgtgTAAATGTTAAAGATattaagaacaaaaaacaatgtcTGATTAAAATGTCAAACTTCGCTTCAAATGGTTTCAAAATATGgcaattttaaatacatttgggTACCAAGctcttttaacaaaaaattttaaataataaatttatttactcAACATTCTTTACAATATTAATAACAGcggattttataaaaattataaagcaATAAATTTTGTGATTGCATCCTACTCGTCGCCGCTCTCATCCTGCAccacctgaaaaataatgatattTATGGTTACATTTGCATTTGCATTTGCATCAAATGCATTTGATATAAtacttttgaacaaaaaaccagGAGTATTTTCTAGTCCGAAAAACTTACATTAGCCGTCTTTTCCCGCAATTTCTTGTTGTGTTCCTGGATCCAGGAGAACACCTGATCTGCTTCGGTCAGTGTCGATCCTGTTACAGTTTTCGCAAAGATCTATTGAAAAACTTAAGAAAAGATACACTCCCCAACGCTGCTGGCATGCCGTGTTCACAGAAAAGtttggaacttttgaaacttttcagactAATCAGTAGGTTGACCCAGTTGACCCATTGGTCTATGTTCTCTTCGCCGGCCCATGGAAGATTGTCCTTTGCAACTTGAATTGCAGCCTGAAATGGTTCAATTTGAATCACTATTGCGAAGAATATAGTTATAATATAATtcgtttaacatttttcagtgttttacAGGCTTACCTTTAAACCAAACTTGGAATCGTAGGTCTCCATGTAGTTGATAAATTTTATCAACTCATCTCCGCTGACGTCAGTATTTTTGGTGATAAAATCACGGGTAAGCTTTTCAGCCTCAGCACCGCGATTTGCGTTCTCTTCTACAATGACTCGTCCGGTTATTATAGCTCTGAAAGTAagtcagtttcaaaaaaattgattaaaaaatgttgtcttACTGGCAGTTCGGAAATTTTGCTGCAgctgattcaaaaatttttcgggaGCTTTTCAGATTCCCTCTACTCTTAATTTCAGCCATGATTGCGACCTTGCATTTGATTTTGTCCGATTCCAATCCCATCACAAGCAAGGATGTCAATTCCCGTGTTCCGTttgtcccgttgtcccgtttttggggtgttttcacgggaacgggaattcccgttgtcccgtttttaaaattttcacgggaacgggaattcccgctgtcccgtttttgtcattttcacgggaacgggatgtcccgttgtcccgttttttgggtgttttcgcggaaacgggaattcccgttgtcccgttttaaaaattttcacgggaacgggaattcccgttgtcccgtttttgtaatttttagggGACACTGACACCTTTGATCACAAGCAACTTTACTCGGGAAGCGATGGATCCTTCCAGTCTAGATGCATTGATGACTAGCTCTTCACTTGGTGCATGGGCTAAGCCTCCATGTAAAGCTGTGGTCTCGAGGCCCCACCAAAACAGAATGCAGTTCAAAACAggatttaccaaaaaatgatGCAGTGGGCGGAGCCAATTGACAACTactatcaaaatttatgaatcgATCCttggattttgcaaaaattaatttcttgttgatttttcaaataaagtttcgattttacttgtatttttctcttttttcgaattggataacattttcattcgaaaaaaaaagaaaaatcgaaactttatttaaaaaatcaacaagaaaGCAGTTAAAAAGGGCCGTGGGCAAACCCCACGCGGCAGTGTTGCGAAAGGACGCTTCGCCCAACTTTCTGCACGacaaaagtttttgcaaaatccaaGGATcgattcataaattttgatagtGCCGTATGCTTGTTTCGCAAGCCTCGcacgttttttct includes:
- the F32E10.9 gene encoding TPR_REGION domain-containing protein (Confirmed by transcript evidence), whose amino-acid sequence is MGLESDKIKCKVAIMAEIKSRGNLKSSRKIFESAAAKFPNCQAIITGRVIVEENANRGAEAEKLTRDFITKNTDVSGDELIKFINYMETYDSKFGLKAAIQVAKDNLPWAGEENIDQWVNWVNLLISLKSFKSSKLFCEHGMPAALGSVSFLKFFNRSLRKL